Proteins from a single region of Primulina tabacum isolate GXHZ01 chromosome 5, ASM2559414v2, whole genome shotgun sequence:
- the LOC142544972 gene encoding protein SOB FIVE-LIKE 5-like isoform X2 gives MNISTSECSSECESGWTMYLDQTSNSTDRFTRDFSKNCEENGADSYAYQDQEDDEDLSMVSDASSGPPPHLQEYENYAAAGRGGGGEKHFFRGYASSVSEDSNKKKIKQKSKAKETRDYQRQQNFCLADTASSPVFHFPQDNVAPSGFSQNESIPKKQTGFLKSSTKGKSGSFLGRKRQ, from the exons ATGAATATATCGACCTCTGAATGCAGCAGCGAATGCGAATCCGGATGGACCATGTACTTGGATCAAACATCCAATTCCACGGATCGGTTCACCAGGGATTTCTCCAAGAATTGCGAAGAAAACGGGGCAGATTCTTATGCGTACCAAGATCAAGAAGACGATGAAGATCTGTCCATGGTGTCGGATGCATCATCCGGCCCGCCTCCACACTTGCAAGAATACGAGAACTACGCCGCCGCGGGCCGTGGCGGGGGAGGTGAGAAACATTTCTTCCGTGGCTATGCATCTTCGGTTTCGGAAGATTCGAATAAGAAGAAAATCAAGCAGAAGAGCAAAGCAAAAGAGACAAGAGATTACCAAAGGCAGCAGAATTTTTGTCTTGCTGATACTGCTAGCTCTCCAGTCTTTCATTTTCCCCAG GACAATGTAGCTCCTTCTGGCTTTTCACAG AACGAATCGATACCAAAGAAACAAACAGGATTCCTCAAATCTTCCACAAAAGGGAAATCCG GCAGTTTTCTTGGAAGAAAGAGGCAGTGA
- the LOC142544972 gene encoding protein SOB FIVE-LIKE 5-like isoform X1, with protein sequence MNISTSECSSECESGWTMYLDQTSNSTDRFTRDFSKNCEENGADSYAYQDQEDDEDLSMVSDASSGPPPHLQEYENYAAAGRGGGGEKHFFRGYASSVSEDSNKKKIKQKSKAKETRDYQRQQNFCLADTASSPVFHFPQDNVAPSGFSQVFSAANFENESIPKKQTGFLKSSTKGKSGSFLGRKRQ encoded by the exons ATGAATATATCGACCTCTGAATGCAGCAGCGAATGCGAATCCGGATGGACCATGTACTTGGATCAAACATCCAATTCCACGGATCGGTTCACCAGGGATTTCTCCAAGAATTGCGAAGAAAACGGGGCAGATTCTTATGCGTACCAAGATCAAGAAGACGATGAAGATCTGTCCATGGTGTCGGATGCATCATCCGGCCCGCCTCCACACTTGCAAGAATACGAGAACTACGCCGCCGCGGGCCGTGGCGGGGGAGGTGAGAAACATTTCTTCCGTGGCTATGCATCTTCGGTTTCGGAAGATTCGAATAAGAAGAAAATCAAGCAGAAGAGCAAAGCAAAAGAGACAAGAGATTACCAAAGGCAGCAGAATTTTTGTCTTGCTGATACTGCTAGCTCTCCAGTCTTTCATTTTCCCCAG GACAATGTAGCTCCTTCTGGCTTTTCACAGGTCTTTTCTGCAGCAAATTTTGAG AACGAATCGATACCAAAGAAACAAACAGGATTCCTCAAATCTTCCACAAAAGGGAAATCCG GCAGTTTTCTTGGAAGAAAGAGGCAGTGA
- the LOC142544349 gene encoding uncharacterized protein LOC142544349 produces the protein MAPGRKGRKGKEVVQESEAPNLRGLNETDWGRRGRRPRGEARNANVEHEVDQLTRGMGEMELVISRFQNMRPPRFFGNEDGEKAIAWLKSMKRLFNMLEYTPDLQLKLAICQLKDRAQLWWETTEEALKESGERVTWDVFCAQFAREYSPPSYYSAKEAEFNRLSQGNMTVVEYASQFSALLAYVPQVASSDRNKLSHFMQGLNRTICTLVAAGAPVNYADAVEKAKNVEANLLLAEPQSVQPGFPQSFGGNVSMPVGAPLYRPLLPYQPTQSYQQPKQQNFKAKGKQFKKQTRSSSSSSGSQRGSSVGSPGGVFCDRCGGKHFSTQCTGVHGSCNICGQVGHYARVCPNAVRQQFQQPQFGQDFRGQATRHFVPTQSFQQSSYPQPRGSAQQRFPGPQQARIHALTQDQVQNAPGGVIAGKRFEVSDIPVVKEFPDVFPDEIPGFPPQREIDFSIELVSGTNPISRAPYRLAPAELKELKEQLHDLLEKGYIRPTQEVSVDPSKVEAVINWPTPTNISDIRSFLGLAGYYRRFIEGFSIIARPMTQLTQKDRRFVWTDECESSFQTLKEKLTTAPVLALPSGSGGYVVCSDASLNGLGCVLMQNGRVIAYASRQLKPHETRYPVHDLELAVIVFALKLWLHYLYGEQFVIYSDHKSLKYLFSQPDLNMRQRRWMELLKDFDCEIQYQPGRMNLVADALSRKFHNAMLTSLTISKVHEHLGTSGWTYQISGDYFIVSSIQVEPQILSRIKAAQKTDPHIHRLKELSRTGQTEKFSIASDGSLRFNGRLMVSNLIDLKEAILREAHCSRHSIHPGIRKM, from the exons ATGGCACCTGGTCGTAAGGGCAGAAAAGGAAAGGAAGTTGTTCAGGAATCTGAAGCTCCTAATCTTAGAGGACTTAACGAGACTGATTGGGGAAGACGAGGTCGTCGTCCTCGTGGTGAAGCACGAAATGCTAACGTTGAGCATGAAGTGGATCAGTTGACTAGAGGAATGGGTGAAATGGAACTAGTGATATCCCGATTTCAGAACATGCGTCCTCCTCGATTCTTTGGGAATGAAGATGGTGAGAAAGCTATAGCATGGTTAAAAAGTATGAAGCGTTTGTTCAATATGTTGGAGTACACTCCTGACTTGCAGCTTAAGTTGGCTATTTGTCAATTAAAAGACCGAGCCCAGTTATGGTGGGAAACTACTGAGGAAGCTTTGAAAGAATCAGGTGAAAGagttacttgggatgtattttgcGCTCAGTTTGCTCGAGAGTATTCACCACCTTCGTACTATTCGGCCAAGGAAGCTGAATTCAATAGATTGAGTCAAGGTAATATGACTGTAGTGGAGTATGCCTCTCAATTTTCAGCGCTTCTTGCCTATGTTCCTCAAGTTGCTAGCAGTGATCGGAACAAGCTATCGCATTTTATGCAAGGATTGAATCGAACCATTTGTACTTTAGTAGCCGCTGGAGCACCTGTTAATTATGCCGATGCCGTTGAGAAAGCCAAGAATGTGGAGGCGAATTTACTTTTGGCAGAACCACAGTCAGTTCAACCAGGTTTTCCTCAGAGTTTCGGAGGCAATGTGTCGATGCCAGTGGGTGCACCATTATACCGTCCTTTACTGCCGTACCAGCCTACGCAGTCTTATCAACAACCAAAGCAGCAAAATTTTAAGGCCaaaggaaaacagttcaagaaacaGACTCGTAGTAGTTCTTCTAGTTCCGGCAGTCAGCGTGGAAGTTCAGTTGGGTCCCCAGGTGGAGTATTTTGTGATCGTTGTGGTGGTAAGCATTTCAGCACTCAGTGTACGGGAGTTCACGGATCTTGTAATATTTGTGGGCAAGTTGGACAttatgctagagtatgtccgaaTGCAGTGAGACAACAATTTCAGCAACCTCAGTTTGGTCAGGATTTTAGAGGACAAGCAACCAGACATTTTGTTCCGACTCAGTCTTTTCAGCAGTCTAGCTATCCTCAGCCTAGAGGTTCTGCACAGCAGCGTTTCCCAGGGCCACAGCAGGCTCGAATTCATGCTTTAACCCAGGATCAAGTTCAAAACGCACCGGGCGGAGTTATTGCAG GGAAAAGATTTGAAGTTTCTGATATTCCTGTTGTCAAGGAATTCcctgatgtatttcccgatgaaatTCCTGGATTTCCACCCCAGAGGGAAATTGATTTTAGCATTGAGTTGGTGTCCGGGACAAATCCTATTTCGAGGGCACCATACCGTTTGGCTCCAGCGGAATTGAAAGAGCTCAAAGAACAATTACACGACTTACTAGAAAAAGGCTATATTAGACCAA CTCAAGAAGTATCAGTGGATcctagtaaagtggaagctgttatCAATTGGCCAACACCGACGAATATATCCGAtattcgtagtttcttgggattggcaggATACTATAGGCGTttcattgaaggattttctattATAGCAAGGCCTATGACTCAATTAACGCAAAAAGATCGACGTTTTGTGTGGACTGATGAATGTGAGTCAAGTTTTCAGACTTTGAAGGAAAAGTTGACAACAGCTCCAGTGCTAGCTTTGCCATCAGGCTCAGGTGGATATGTTGTTTGTTCAGATGCATCTCTAAATGGACTTGGATGTGTTCTAATGCAAAATGGGCGAGTGattgcatatgcttctcgtcagttgaagccgCATGAAACCCGATATCCAGTTCATGACTTAGAGTTGGCTGtcattgtgtttgcattgaagttATGGCttcattatctgtacggtgagcaGTTTGTGATTTATTCGGATCACAAGAGCCTTAAATATCTTTTCTCACAGCCTgacttgaacatgagacaacgtCGATGGATGGAGttacttaaagactttgattgtgagattcaatatcaacCAGGGCGAATGAATCTTGTTGCAGATGCTCTCAGCAGGAAGTTTCATAATGCTATGCTGACATCTTTGACTATCTCTAAAGTTCACGAGCACTTGGGAACTTCAGGATGGACTTATCAGATCAGTGGAGACTACTTCATAGTGTCAtctattcaagttgagccaCAGATTTTGTCCAGAATCAAAGCAGCACAGAAGACCGATCCGCATATTCATAGATTGAAAGAATTGTCTCGAACAGGTCAGACAGAAAAGTTTAGTATTGCTTCAGATGGCAGTCTGCGCTTTAATGGTAGACTTATGGTTTCTAATTTGATAGATTTGAAAGAAGCTATACTACGggaagcacattgtagtcgaCACAGTATTCACCCAGGAATTCGAAAGATGTAA